A genomic stretch from Ammospiza nelsoni isolate bAmmNel1 chromosome 32, bAmmNel1.pri, whole genome shotgun sequence includes:
- the ZBTB39 gene encoding zinc finger and BTB domain-containing protein 39: MGMRIKLHSTNHPNNLLKELNKCRLSETMCDVTILVGSRSFAAHKAVLACAAGYFQNLFLNTGLDAARTYVVDFITPANFEKILSFVYTSELFTDLINVGVIYEVAERLGMEDLLQACHSTFPDLESSAITKQPALSVGEGRAGVLSSTSSEQSHPLGDIRGGVEHFGPERNYLLHGDVVGSYKEDERSAVGEASQALPLMHPQQPPKTEQESDAGQFTPVTGLGAQPGGNVVAQTTGSSCPQFKAQSNGDYSKGGFFPTDPSLDVSTGSNSCPSNSDHSKEQGFEQMDELQLEDLGEAELHFEDAGEELVPSEEVIELSDDSEEELAFESDSRDSKAMPCQVCKKVLEPNIQLIRQHARDHVDLLTGNCKVCETHFQDRNSRVTHVLSHIGIFLFSCDMCETKFFTQWQLTLHRRDGVFDNNVIVHPSDPLPGKVAVFGGGPGPELACAACGKPLAKDFHTVRNHLLEHVNLKSQTCGVCDQRHLSLCSLLWHALSHLGISVFSCSVCASSFVDRQLLEKHLAVHQHVEEALFQCHFCSQSFKLEAAYRYHVSQHKCGGSLDIRAGFGERLQPQGLPKRKLPEEFLSEDLALQNQPGNSKYSCKVCGKRFAHTSEFNYHRRIHTGEKPYQCKVCHKFFRGRSTIKCHLRTHSGALMYRCTVCGHYSSTLNLMSKHIGVHKGSLPPDFTIEQTFMYIIHSKEAEKNTDS; encoded by the coding sequence ATGGGCATGAGGATCAAGCTGCACAGCACCAACCACCCCAACAACCTGCTGAAGGAACTCAACAAGTGCCGCCTCTCCGAGACCATGTGCGACGTCACCATCCTGGTGGGCTCCCGCTCCTTCGCTGCCCACAAGGCCGTGctggcctgtgctgctggctaCTTCCAGAACCTCTTCCTCAACACTGGGCTGGACGCTGCCAGGACCTACGTGGTGGATTTCATCACGCCAGCCAACTTTGAGAAGATCCTGAGCTTTGTGTACACCTCGGAGCTCTTCACCGACCTCATCAACGTGGGGGTGATCTACGAGGTGGCGGAGAGGTTGGGCATGGAGGATCTGCTGCAGGCTTGCCACTCCACCTTCCCTGACCTGGAGAGCTCGGCCATCACCAAGCAGCCTGCTCTGTCAGTgggggaaggcagggctggggtgctgAGCAGCACCTCCTCGGAGCAGAGCCACCCTTTGGGGGACATCCGGGGTGGTGTGGAGCATTTTGGCCCCGAAAGGAATTATCTCCTGCACGGGGACGTGGTGGGAAGCTACAAAGAGGATGAGAGGAGTGCTGTGGGTGAGGCCAGCCAGGCTCTTCCCCTGAtgcacccacagcagcctccCAAGACGGAGCAGGAGTCTGATGCAGGACAATTCACTCCAGTCACGGGtctgggggctcagcctggtgGGAATGTCGTGGCACAAAccactggcagctcctgccctcagTTCAAGGCCCAGAGCAATGGTGACTACAGCAAGGGTGGCTTCTTCCCCACTGACCCCTCCCTGGATGTCTCCACGGGGAGCAATTCCTGTCCCAGCAACAGCGACCACTCCAAAGAGCAGGGATTCGAGCAGATGGATGAGCTCCAgctggaggatttgggggagGCCGAGCTGCATTTTGAGGATGCTGGAGAAGAGCTGGTGCCATCTGAGGAGGTGATTGAGCTCAGTGATGACAGCGAGGAGGAACTGGCCTTTGAGAGCGACAGCCGGGACAGCAAGGCCATGCCCTGCCAGGTGTGCAAGAAGGTTCTGGAACCCAACATCCAGCTGATCCGCCAGCACGCCAGGGACCACGTGGACCTGCTCACGGGGAACTGCAAGGTGTGTGAGACCCACTTCCAGGACCGTAACTCCAGGGTGACCCACGTGCTGTCCCACATTggcatcttcctcttctcctgtgACATGTGCGAGACCAAGTTCTTCACCCAGTGGCAGCTGACGCTGCACCGGCGGGACGGGGTCTTCGACAACAACGTCATCGTCCACCCCAGTGACCCCCTCCCGGGGAAAGTGGCTGTTTTTGGGGGAGGGCCCGGCCCTGAGCTggcctgtgctgcctgtgggaaGCCCTTGGCCAAAGATTTCCACACGGTGCGGAACCACTTGCTGGAGCACGTGAACCTGAAGAGCCAAACGTGCGGCGTGTGCGACCAGCGGCACCTGAGCCTCTGCAGCCTGCTGTGGCAcgccctgtcccacctgggcaTCTCTGTCTTCTCCTGCTCAGTGTGTGCCAGCAGCTTTGTggacaggcagctcctggagaagcACCTGGCCGTGCACCAGCACGTGGAGGAGGCTCTTTTCCAGTGCCACTTCTGCAGCCAGAGCTTCAAGCTGGAAGCCGCTTACCGCTACCACGTCAGCCAGCACAAATGTGGGGGCAGCCTGGACAtcagggcagggtttggggagcGCCTGCAGCCGCAGGGGCTGCCCAAGAGGAAGCTGCCTGAGGAGTTTTTGAGCGAGGATCTAGCTCTGCAGAACCAGCCAGGGAACAGCAAGTACAGCTGCAAGGTTTGTGGCAAGAGGTTTGCCCACACCAGCGAGTTCAACTaccaccggcgcatccacaccgGGGAGAAGCCCTACCAGTGCAAGGTGTGCCACAAGTTCTTCCGAGGGCGTTCCACCATCAAGTGTCACCTGAGGACACACTCGGGGGCCCTGATGTATCGCTGCACGGTGTGTGGCCACTACAGCTCCACGCTCAACCTGATGAGCAAGCACATAGGGGTGCACAAGGGCAGCCTCCCGCCCGACTTCACCATCGAGCAGACTTTCATGTACATCATCCATTCCAAAGAGGCTGAGAAAAACACAGATAGCTGA
- the MYO1A gene encoding unconventional myosin-Ia, producing MEGSSSMLDAEAVADLVLLDPLTEESLVQTLQERFRRRDIYTYIGNVVISVNPYQSLPIYTPEKVEEYRNCSFFAVKPHIYAIADDAYRSLRDRDRDQCILITGESGAGKTEASKLVMSYVAAVSSKGEEVNKVKEQLLQSNPVLEAFGNAKTVRNDNSSRFGKYMDIEFDFKGEPLGGVISNYLLEKSRIVRHVKGERNFHIFYQLLAGASPQLLQQLKLRQDCGHYGYLDREGSSLPGMDDAANFHAMQDAMRIIGFSPTEVTELLQVTAVVLKLGNVQLSSSFQASGMEACSISEPQELREICELIGLDPGRLERALCSRTVKARDETVLTTLTVPQGYYGRDALAKNIYSRLFDWLVQRINASIQVKSDKQRKVMGVLDIYGFEIFQDNGFEQFIINYCNEKLQQIFILMTLKEEQEEYVREGIQWTPVEFFDNSIICNLIENSTTGILAMLDEECLRPGVVNEDTFLTKLNQLLATHKHYESKETQNARRVTDASLLPRCFRIHHYAGKVTYNVTGFIEKNNDLLFRDLSQAMWAAQHALLRSLFPEGDPQKVSLKLPPTAGFQFKSSVAMLMKNLYSKNPNYIRCIKPNDTKSAMVFTPELVLAQVRYLGLLENVRVRRAGYAFRQLYGPFLQRYKMLNAQTWPRWDRGDREGTEVLLAGLQFPAEELAFGHTKIFIRSPRTLFDLERRRQERVAELATLIQKMFRGWRCRTQYQLMRKSQILISAWFRGHRQKNRYKQMKRSALILQAYARGWKSRRLLRELKSQYRRHAAATTIAAHWRGYQARKTYRKYFRSSASACLANFIYQRLVQKYLVGLAKNLPPLSVTDRTWPPAPYRFLDNTNQELKNIFYHWKCKKYRDQLSASRRVQLQARLCASELFKDKKTLYPKSLQQPFRGDYLGLKQNPKYQKLHAVAKDKLVMADSVRKVNRASGKTVPRLLLLTTEHLVLADPKAAQPKTVLSLSDIRGVSVTRFSDGFLALHLKEISTVGAKGDFLLVSDHLIELVTRLYQTFEATTGQALPLHITDRFSTRFPKGDVSITVVESPKASTNGPVCKKKGSNKMEVLVY from the exons ATGGAAGGCTCCTCGTCGATGCTGGACGCCGAGGCTGTGGCGGATCTGGTGCTGCTGGACCCGCTGACAGAGGAGTCGCTGGTCCAGACCCTGCAGGAGCGATTCCGGCGGCGCGACATTTAC aCCTACATTGGGAATGTGGTGATCTCAGTGAACCCGTACCAGTCCCTGCCCATCTACACCCCGGAGAAGGTGGAGGAATATCGCAACTGCAGCTTCTTCGCTGTGAAACCCCACAT CTATGCCATCGCTGACGATGCCTATCGCTCGCTGCGGGACCGGGACAGGGATCAGTGCATCCTCATCACCGGAGAGAGCGGCGCTGGCAAGACGG AGGCCAGCAAGCTGGTGATGTCCTACGTGGCGGCCGTGAGCAGCAAAGGGGAGGAGGTGAACAAGgtgaaggagcagctgctgcagtccaACCCTGTGCTGGAGG cctttgGGAACGCTAAAACTGTCCGGAATGACAACTCCTCCCGATTT GGCAAGTACATGGACATCGAGTTCGACTTCAAAGGAGAACCCCTGGGAGGGGTCATCAGCAACT ACCTGCTGGAGAAATCCCGCATCGTCCGGCACGTGAAGGGCGAGAGGAACTTCCACATCTTCTaccagctcctggctggggctTCACCACAGCTGCTCC AGCAGCTGAAGCTGCGCCAGGACTGTGGGCACTACGGGTACCTGGACCGGGAGGGCTCCAGCCTGCCTGGCATGGATGATGCAGCCAACTTCCACGCTATGCAG GATGCCATGAGGATCATCGGCTTCTCACCCACAGaggtgacagagctgctgcaggtgacgGCCGTGGTGCTCAAACTGGGCAACgtccagctgagcagcagcttccaGGCCAGCGGGATGGAGGCCTGCAGCATCAGCGAGCCCCAGG AGCTGCGTGAGATCTGCGAGCTGATCGGGCTGGACCCCGGCAGGCTGGAGAGGGCGTTGTGCTCCCGCACGGTGAAGGCGCGGGATGAGACGGtgctcaccaccctcactgtcccccag ggTTACTACGGCCGGGACGCGCTGGCCAAGAACATCTACAGCCGCCTCTTTGACTGGCTGGTGCAGAGGATCAATGCCAGCATCCAG GTGAAGTCGGACAAGCAGAGGAAGGTGATGGGCGTCCTGGACATTTACGGCTTTGAGATCTTCCAG GACAACGGCTTTGAGCAGTTCATCATCAACTACTGCAACGAGAAGCTGCAGCAGATCTTCATCCTGATGACGctgaaggaggagcaggaggaataCGTGCGAGAG GGCATCCAGTGGACCCCAGTGGAGTTTTTTGACAACAGCATCATCTGCAACTTGATTGAGAAC AGCACCACGGGGATCCTGGCCATGCTGGATGAGGAGTGTCTGAGGCCCGGCGTGGTCAACGAGGACACATTCCTCACCAAACTCAACCAGCTCCTGGCCACACACAAGCACTACGAGAGCAAGGAGACGCAGAACGCCCGGCGTGTCACCGACGCCAGCCTGCTGCCGCGCTGCTTCCGCATCCACCACTACGCCGGCAAG GTGACCTACAACGTGACGGGCTTCATCGAGAAGAACAACGACCTCCTCTTCCGTGACCTCTCTCAGGCCATGTGGGCGGCCCAGCACGCTCTGCTGCGCTCGCTCTTCCCCGAGGGGGACCCCCAAAAAGTCTCCCTCAAGCTGCCCCCCACTGCAGGCTTCCAGTTCAAGTCATCCGTGGCGATGCTGATGAAGAACCTCTACTCCAAAAACCCCAACTACATCAG GTGCATCAAACCCAACGACACCAAGTCAGCCATGGTGTTCACGCCGGAGCTGGTGCTGGCCCAGGTGCGCtacctggggctgctggagaacGTGCGGGTGCGGCGGGCGGGCTACGCCTTCCGCCAGCTCTACGGGCCCTTCCTGCAGCGCTACAAGATGCTCAACGCCCAAACGTGGCCCCGTTGGGACCGTGGGGACAG GGAGGGCAccgaggtgctgctggcaggtcTGCAGTTCCCCGCCGAGGAGCTGGCGTTTGGTCACACCAAAATCTTCATCCGCTCGCCGCGCACT CTCTTCGACCTGGAGCGGCGGCGCCAGGAGCGCGTGGCCGAGCTCGCCACCCTCATCCAGAAGATGTTCCGGGGCTGGCGGTGCCGGACCCAGTACCAGCTGATGCGCAAGAGCCAGATCCTCATCTCTGCCTGGTTCCGTGGCCACAGG CAAAAGAACAGATACAAGCAGATGAAGCGTTCAGCACTGATCCTCCAGGCTTATGCACGGGGCTGGAAG TCTCGCCGGCTCCTCCGGGAGCTGAAGTCCCAGTACCGACGCCACGCGGCCGCCACCACCATCGCTGCTCACTGGAGAGGGTACCAG GCACGCAAGACGTACAGGAAATATTTCCGTTCCAGCGCCAGCGCCTGCCTGGCCAACTTCATCTACCAGCGCCTg GTGCAGAAGTACCTGGTGGGGCTGGCAAAGAACCTCCCGCCGCTGTCGGTGACCGACCGGACCTGGCCCCCGGCGCCCTACAGGTTCCTGGATAACACcaaccaggagctgaagaacatCTTCTACCACTGGAAG TGCAAGAAGTACCGTGACCAGCTGTCGGCGTCGCGGCGGGTGCAGCTGCAGGCCAGGCTCTGCGCCAGCGAGCTCTTCAAGGACAAGAAGACCCTCTACCCCAaaag cctgcagcagccgTTCCGCGGGGACTACCTGGGGCTGAAGCAGAACCCCAAGTACCAGAAGCTGCACGCGGTGGCCAAGGACAAGCTGGTGATGGCTGACAGCGTGAGGAAGGTGAACAGGGCCAGTGGGAAG ACAGTGCCAcgcctgctgctcctcaccaccGAGCACCTGGTCCTGGCTGACCCCAAGGCTGCCCAGCCCAAGACCGTGCTCAGCCTCAGTGACATCCGCGGCGTCTCCGTCACCCGCTTCTCTGACGGCTTCCTGGCCCTGCACCTCAAGGAG ATCTCCACAGTGGGGGCCAAGGGTGACTTCCTGCTGGTCAGTGACCACCTCATCGAGCTGGTGACTCGCCTGTACCAGACCTTCGAGGCCACCACGGGGCAGGCGCTGCCCCTGCACATCACTGACAG GTTCTCCACACGCTTCCCGAAGGGCGACGTGTCCATCACCGTGGTGGAGTCCCCCAAGGCCAGCACCAACGGCCCTGTCTGCAAGAAAAAGGGCAGCAACAAGATGGAGGTCCTGGTGTACTGA
- the NEMP1 gene encoding nuclear envelope integral membrane protein 1 isoform X1 produces MKPAPGRRRLPVLPVLLLLFLPLLLLGAAGPKDAVIPLQDGHKSRYWESQRFCYTNTRTPQWNDVWTRTQIRVTSDRMLRVTQVDSEEELEKFSLWNVVFSFLRGKLNDTSIDVDLYSNKTCLKVELLEPGTSYNVVLLRRFDPKLFLVFFLGLLLFFCGDTLSRSQIFYYSAGISVGLLASLLVLVYMMSKVMPKKSPVYFLLVGGWSFSLYLLQLIFKNLQEICKSYWQYLLGYLLSVGLLSFAVCYRYGPLENERSINLLSWALQLLGLLLIYSGIQIHPIALGLVLVAVCTKNLDYPLQWAFAAYRKVQSSKLGPTPPRFLTEEEFQLQGEVETRRALAELRSFCKSPEFSAWTTVSRIQSPKRGTGHTCPTCCSMVSPRFADFVGGASHVTPNEVSAHEREFGLESLSIDEELFEEDDDDEEDEEEENISDSSGGNHMSDSLFHNHVDVQ; encoded by the exons ATGAAACCGGCTCCGGGACGGCGGCGGCTCCCGGTACtgcccgtgctgctgctgctgttcctgcccttgctgctcctgggagccGCAG GCCCCAAGGATGCCGTGATCCCACTCCAGGACGGGCACAAGTCCCGGTACTGGGAATCCCAGCGCTTCTGCTACACCAACACCCGCACCCCGCAATGGAACGACGTCTGGACCAGGacacag ATCCGCGTCACCAGCGACCGCATGCTCCGCGTCACCCAGGTGGACAgcgaggaggagctggagaagttCAGCCTGTGGAACGTGGTCTTCTCCTTCCTGAGGGGCAAACTCAACGACACCAGCATCGATGTGGACCTCTACAGCAACAAAACCTGCCTCAAGGTcgagctgctggagcctggcacCAGCTACAACGTCGTCCTCTTGCGAC gttttgaTCCTAAGCTGttccttgttttcttcctgggcctgctgttgtttttttgtggggACACTCTGAGCAG GAGCCAAATCTTTTACTACTCAGCTGGGATCAGTGTTGGCTTGTTGGCCTCTCTGCTTGTCCTTGTCTACATGATGTCCAAAGTCATGCCCAAG AAAAGCCCTGTGTACTTCCTGCTGGTTGGAGGTTGGTCCTTTTCCCTGTACCTGCTTCAGCTGATCTTCAAGAACCTGCAGGAGATCTGCAAGTCCTACTGGCAGTACCTGTTAG GTTACCTGCTCTCTGTGGGCCTCCTGAGCTTCGCCGTGTGCTACAGGTACGGCCCCTTGGAGAACGAGCGCAGCATCAACCTCCTGTcctgggccctgcagctcctggggctgctgctcatCTACTCAGGCATCCAGATCCACCCCATCGCCCTGGGCCTGGTGCTGGTGGCTGTCTGCACCAAGAACCTGGATTACCCCTTGCAGTGGGCATTTGCTGCCTAcag GAAGGTGCAGAGCTCCAAGCTGGGCCCGACCCCCCCTCGGTTTCTGACAGAGGAGGAATTTCAGCTCCAGGGCGAGGTGGAGACCAGAAgggccctggcagagctgaggagctTCTGCAAGAGCCCCGAATTCTCTGCCTGGACCACAGTGTCCCGCATCCAGTCCCCTAAAAG AGGCACTGGACACACCTGCCCAACGTGCTGCTCCATGGTTTCTCCCAGGTTTGCTGACTTTGTGGGTGGTGCTTCCCACGTCACCCCCAACGAGGTGTCGGCCCATGAGAGGGAGTTTGGCCTGGAGAGTCTCTCCATTGATGAGGAGCTCTTtgaggaggatgatgatgatgaggaggatgaagaggaagaaaacatcaGTGACTCCTCTGGTGGGAATCACATGAGTGATTCCCTGTTCCACAACCATGTGGATGTCCAGTGA
- the NEMP1 gene encoding nuclear envelope integral membrane protein 1 isoform X2, with amino-acid sequence MKPAPGRRRLPVLPVLLLLFLPLLLLGAAGPKDAVIPLQDGHKSRYWESQRFCYTNTRTPQWNDVWTRTQIRVTSDRMLRVTQVDSEEELEKFSLWNVVFSFLRGKLNDTSIDVDLYSNKTCLKVELLEPGTSYNVVLLRRFDPKLFLVFFLGLLLFFCGDTLSRSQIFYYSAGISVGLLASLLVLVYMMSKVMPKKSPVYFLLVGGWSFSLYLLQLIFKNLQEICKSYWQYLLGYLLSVGLLSFAVCYRYGPLENERSINLLSWALQLLGLLLIYSGIQIHPIALGLVLVAVCTKNLDYPLQWAFAAYRKVQSSKLGPTPPRFLTEEEFQLQGEVETRRALAELRSFCKSPEFSAWTTVSRIQSPKRFADFVGGASHVTPNEVSAHEREFGLESLSIDEELFEEDDDDEEDEEEENISDSSGGNHMSDSLFHNHVDVQ; translated from the exons ATGAAACCGGCTCCGGGACGGCGGCGGCTCCCGGTACtgcccgtgctgctgctgctgttcctgcccttgctgctcctgggagccGCAG GCCCCAAGGATGCCGTGATCCCACTCCAGGACGGGCACAAGTCCCGGTACTGGGAATCCCAGCGCTTCTGCTACACCAACACCCGCACCCCGCAATGGAACGACGTCTGGACCAGGacacag ATCCGCGTCACCAGCGACCGCATGCTCCGCGTCACCCAGGTGGACAgcgaggaggagctggagaagttCAGCCTGTGGAACGTGGTCTTCTCCTTCCTGAGGGGCAAACTCAACGACACCAGCATCGATGTGGACCTCTACAGCAACAAAACCTGCCTCAAGGTcgagctgctggagcctggcacCAGCTACAACGTCGTCCTCTTGCGAC gttttgaTCCTAAGCTGttccttgttttcttcctgggcctgctgttgtttttttgtggggACACTCTGAGCAG GAGCCAAATCTTTTACTACTCAGCTGGGATCAGTGTTGGCTTGTTGGCCTCTCTGCTTGTCCTTGTCTACATGATGTCCAAAGTCATGCCCAAG AAAAGCCCTGTGTACTTCCTGCTGGTTGGAGGTTGGTCCTTTTCCCTGTACCTGCTTCAGCTGATCTTCAAGAACCTGCAGGAGATCTGCAAGTCCTACTGGCAGTACCTGTTAG GTTACCTGCTCTCTGTGGGCCTCCTGAGCTTCGCCGTGTGCTACAGGTACGGCCCCTTGGAGAACGAGCGCAGCATCAACCTCCTGTcctgggccctgcagctcctggggctgctgctcatCTACTCAGGCATCCAGATCCACCCCATCGCCCTGGGCCTGGTGCTGGTGGCTGTCTGCACCAAGAACCTGGATTACCCCTTGCAGTGGGCATTTGCTGCCTAcag GAAGGTGCAGAGCTCCAAGCTGGGCCCGACCCCCCCTCGGTTTCTGACAGAGGAGGAATTTCAGCTCCAGGGCGAGGTGGAGACCAGAAgggccctggcagagctgaggagctTCTGCAAGAGCCCCGAATTCTCTGCCTGGACCACAGTGTCCCGCATCCAGTCCCCTAAAAG GTTTGCTGACTTTGTGGGTGGTGCTTCCCACGTCACCCCCAACGAGGTGTCGGCCCATGAGAGGGAGTTTGGCCTGGAGAGTCTCTCCATTGATGAGGAGCTCTTtgaggaggatgatgatgatgaggaggatgaagaggaagaaaacatcaGTGACTCCTCTGGTGGGAATCACATGAGTGATTCCCTGTTCCACAACCATGTGGATGTCCAGTGA
- the NAB2 gene encoding NGFI-A-binding protein 2 — MALPRTLGELQLYRVLQRANLLGYYETFIQQGGDDVQQLCEAGEEEFLEIMALVGMATKPLHVRRLQKALREWASNPGLFSQPVSAVPVSSIPLFKLSEAGGRKALSNGHASPGEAAGKGGGSAGTPPARSPTEPGEKLSPSAAPPWPGRSTPESEGGGDEEPGGPPFSPSGSSGEQAVGTELEPELARTVVESVERLLQSCPRGGEAELRALMKLNKKLAKSVGHIFQLEDGDRQKEEEIRRHSAIYGRGEARRREGKQLTLHELIINEAAAQFCLRDNSLLLRRVELFSLSRQVARESTYLSSLKVARAHPEDSGAVVAKRLKQEAGEQSRPELLALPVGLEPPGAGYRASLEEDTGSISGESLDGHLQAAGACPRLTPPPGAAPDVPLGLAPHGLWSRHILQQTLMDEGLRLARLVSHDRVGRLSPCLPGKPPGPEFEDGLAERGPPAPPDPPRGTIKVEQETSRQ, encoded by the exons ATGGCCCTGCCCCGCACgctgggggagctgcagctctaCCGGGTGCTGCAACGTGCCAACCTGCTGGGCTACTACGAGACCTTCATCCAGCAAGGGGGGGACGACGTGCAGCAGCTCTGCGAGGCGGGCGAGGAGGAGTTCCTGGAGATCATGGCGCTGGTGGGCATGGCCACCAAACCCCTCCACGTCCGCCGCCTCCAGAAGGCCCTGCGGGAATGGGCCTCCAACCCAGGGCTTTTCAGCCAGCCCGTGTCGGCCGTCCCGGTCAGCAGCATCCCACTCTTCAAACTCTCCGAGGCCGGTGGGCGCAAGGCACTCAGCAACGGGCACGCCAGCCCCGGAGAGGCAGCGGGCAAAGGGGGTGGCAGCGCCGGGACGCCCCCAGCGCGCAGCCCCACGGAGCCAGGGGAGAAGCTGTCACCATCAGCAGCTCCACCGTGGCCAGGAAGGAGCACCCCCGAGTCGGAGGGTGGAGGGGATGAGGAGCCCGGGGGTCCCCCCTTCTCTCCGAGCGGGAGCAGCGGGGAGCAGGCGGTGGGCACGGAGCTGGAGCCGGAGTTGGCACGGACGGTGGTGGAGAGCgtggagaggctgctgcagagctgccctcgGGGTGGCGAGGCCGAGCTGAGGGCGCTGATGAAGCTCAACAAGAAGCTGGCCAAATCTGTGGGGCACATCTTCCAGCTGGAGGACGGGGACCggcagaaggaggaggagatcCGGCGGCACAGCGCGATCTACGGGCGCGGCGAGGCCCGGCGCCGTGAGGGCAAGCAGCTCACCCTGCACGAG CTCATCATCAATGAGGCGGCCGCCCAGTTCTGCCTGCGGGACAACTCGCTGCTGCTGCGGCGCGTCGAGCTCTTCTCGCTCTCACGGCAGGTGGCACGGGAGAGCACCTACCTGTCCTCGCTCAAGGTGGCCAG AGCCCATCCCGAGGACAGCGGTGCCGTGGTGGCCAAGCGGCTCAAGCAGGAG gcaggagagcagagccgccctgagctcctggcactgccgGTGGGGTTGGAGCCGCCCGGCGCCGGGTACCGAGCCAGCTTGGAGGAGGACACGGGCAGCATCTCCGGGGAGAGCCTCGATGGCCATTTACAGG CGGCGGGCGCTTGTCCCCGGCTGACCCCTccgcccggcgcggccccggaCGTGCCCCTCGGCCTCGCTCCCCACGGGCTCTGGAGCCGCCACATCCTCCAGCAGACGCTGATGGACGAGGGGCTGCGCCTGGCCCGCTTGGTCTCTCACGACCGCGTGGGGcggctcagcccctgcctgccGGGGAAGCCCCCGGGACCAG AGTTCGAGGACGGGCTGGCGGAACGGGGTCCTCCGgcccccccagacccccctCGGGGCACCATCAAGGTGGAGCAGGAGACCAGCAGGC